In Scytonema millei VB511283, a single window of DNA contains:
- the psbA gene encoding photosystem II q(b) protein: MTTTLQRERGSSVWDRFCNWVTSTENRLYVGWFGVLMIPTLLSATICFIIAFVAAPPVDIDGIREPVAGSLIYGNNIISGAVVPSSNAIGLHFYPIWEAASLDEWLYNGGPYQLVVFHFLIGIFAYMGRQWELSYRLGMRPWICVAYSAPLAAATSVFLIYPIGQGSFSDGMPLGISGTFNFMFVFQAEHNILMHPFHQLGVAAVFGGSLFSAMHGSLVTSSLVRETTENESQNYGYKFGQEEETYNIVAAHGYFGRLIFQYASFNNSRSLHFFLGAWPVVGIWFTALGISTMAFNLNGFNFNQSVLDSQGRVVNTWADVLNRANLGMEVMHERNAHNFPLDLASGEATPVALTAPAING; the protein is encoded by the coding sequence ATGACAACCACATTACAGCGCGAGCGCGGCTCCAGCGTGTGGGATCGGTTTTGCAACTGGGTCACTAGCACTGAAAACCGCCTTTACGTAGGTTGGTTCGGTGTATTGATGATTCCTACGTTGCTATCCGCTACCATCTGTTTCATCATCGCTTTCGTGGCTGCTCCTCCGGTAGACATCGATGGTATCCGCGAACCCGTTGCAGGTTCATTGATCTATGGCAACAACATCATCTCCGGTGCTGTTGTTCCTTCTTCTAACGCGATCGGTTTGCACTTCTACCCGATTTGGGAAGCTGCTTCTTTAGATGAGTGGCTCTACAACGGTGGTCCTTACCAGTTGGTAGTCTTCCACTTCCTCATCGGCATTTTTGCTTACATGGGTCGTCAGTGGGAATTATCCTACCGCTTGGGTATGCGTCCTTGGATCTGCGTAGCTTATAGCGCTCCTTTGGCTGCTGCTACCTCCGTGTTCCTGATTTACCCAATCGGACAAGGCTCCTTCTCTGATGGTATGCCTTTAGGGATCTCTGGAACCTTCAACTTTATGTTCGTGTTCCAAGCCGAACACAATATCCTGATGCATCCCTTCCACCAGTTAGGTGTAGCGGCTGTATTCGGCGGTTCTCTGTTCTCGGCTATGCACGGTTCTCTCGTTACCTCTTCTCTGGTACGCGAAACTACCGAAAACGAGTCTCAGAACTACGGCTATAAGTTCGGTCAAGAGGAAGAAACCTACAACATCGTTGCAGCGCACGGCTACTTTGGTCGTCTGATCTTCCAATACGCTTCCTTCAATAACAGTCGTTCCTTGCACTTCTTCTTGGGTGCTTGGCCCGTTGTCGGTATCTGGTTCACCGCATTAGGAATCAGCACGATGGCGTTCAACCTCAACGGCTTCAATTTCAACCAATCTGTTCTTGATTCCCAAGGTCGTGTCGTCAACACCTGGGCTGACGTACTCAACCGCGCTAACCTGGGTATGGAAGTCATGCACGAGCGTAACGCTCACAACTTCCCCCTCGACTTGGCTAGTGGTGAAGCTACTCCAGTTGCTTTAACCGCTCCTGCGATCAACGGTTAA
- a CDS encoding TIGR04282 family arsenosugar biosynthesis glycosyltransferase, protein MNATRIIRESLIIFTRYPEPGKTKTRLIPALGAEKAALLHRQMTEHTLAQVKRLQAQRSVRVEVCFAGGNSNLMMQWLGNDLIYTVQGEGDLGTRMARSLANTFDDGANYAAIVGTDCPGLNAGSIAAAFDQLHRVCDLVLGPAVDGGYYLLGLRRFIPELFVGVNWGSPEVLSQTVAIAKRLNLSVAYLPQLPDVDRPEDLYVWEQRSS, encoded by the coding sequence GTGAACGCTACTAGAATTATCCGAGAAAGTTTAATTATTTTCACCCGCTATCCAGAGCCGGGGAAGACAAAAACAAGACTGATCCCAGCTTTAGGTGCAGAAAAAGCAGCTTTATTGCATCGCCAGATGACCGAGCATACCCTAGCGCAGGTGAAGCGACTGCAAGCACAGCGTTCTGTCAGGGTAGAAGTTTGTTTTGCTGGTGGAAACTCTAATTTGATGATGCAGTGGTTGGGAAATGACTTGATTTATACAGTCCAAGGAGAGGGAGATCTCGGGACTCGCATGGCGCGATCGCTTGCCAATACATTTGATGATGGTGCTAACTATGCTGCGATCGTCGGCACTGACTGCCCTGGATTAAATGCAGGGTCGATCGCAGCAGCTTTTGACCAGTTGCATCGGGTTTGCGATCTCGTTCTTGGTCCAGCTGTTGATGGCGGTTACTATTTACTCGGTCTGCGCCGTTTTATTCCAGAGTTATTTGTCGGGGTGAATTGGGGATCTCCTGAAGTCTTATCCCAAACAGTTGCGATCGCCAAACGGTTGAATTTATCTGTTGCTTACTTACCCCAACTACCAGATGTCGATCGCCCAGAGGATCTGTATGTTTGGGAGCAGAGATCGTCGTGA
- the cofG gene encoding 7,8-didemethyl-8-hydroxy-5-deazariboflavin synthase subunit CofG, whose product MTGTVTYSPAYTLVPTYECFNRCSYCNFRTDPGQSPWMTLESAAKILRELQKQGVCEILILSGEVHPRSPRRNAWFERIYQLCKLALELGFLPHTNAGPLNFAEMERCKTVNVSMGLMLEQLTPELLQTVHRHAPSKIPQLRLQQLEWAGKLQIPFTTGLLLGIGETQTDWWETLEAIATLHQRWGHIQEVILQPHSPGSQQSFDAPAFNPHQMPEVISKARDILPLDITIQIPPNLVLDPKWLIACIEAGARDLGGISPKDEVNPDYPHLSAQKLTEILKPAGWQLVPRLPIYGQYDHWLIPQLQTAVKQWRDVGRNEE is encoded by the coding sequence ATGACTGGTACTGTCACCTATAGCCCCGCTTATACCTTAGTTCCAACTTACGAATGCTTTAATCGCTGTAGTTACTGCAACTTTCGTACCGATCCCGGTCAAAGTCCTTGGATGACATTAGAATCAGCAGCAAAGATTCTGAGGGAACTGCAAAAGCAAGGCGTATGCGAGATCTTGATTTTAAGCGGTGAAGTGCATCCGCGATCGCCCCGCAGGAATGCTTGGTTTGAAAGGATTTACCAGTTATGCAAACTTGCTTTGGAACTGGGTTTTTTGCCACACACCAATGCTGGACCTCTAAATTTTGCGGAAATGGAACGCTGCAAAACCGTGAATGTTTCAATGGGATTGATGTTGGAACAATTGACACCAGAATTATTACAAACAGTACATCGACACGCACCTAGTAAAATTCCACAATTGAGATTGCAGCAATTAGAATGGGCGGGAAAATTACAGATTCCGTTTACGACTGGGTTATTACTGGGAATTGGCGAAACTCAAACAGATTGGTGGGAGACATTAGAGGCGATCGCCACACTACACCAACGCTGGGGACACATTCAAGAAGTCATTTTGCAGCCGCATAGTCCTGGGAGTCAGCAAAGCTTTGATGCACCAGCTTTCAACCCGCATCAAATGCCAGAAGTTATTAGCAAAGCTAGGGACATTTTACCTTTAGATATTACAATTCAAATTCCACCTAATTTAGTTTTAGATCCAAAGTGGTTAATAGCCTGTATAGAAGCAGGAGCAAGAGATTTAGGTGGAATAAGTCCCAAAGATGAAGTTAACCCCGACTATCCCCATCTTTCCGCACAAAAGTTAACAGAAATTCTGAAACCCGCTGGATGGCAACTCGTCCCCCGATTACCTATATATGGTCAATATGACCATTGGCTGATACCGCAGTTGCAAACGGCTGTGAAACAGTGGCGAGATGTGGGTAGGAATGAGGAGTGA
- a CDS encoding 2'-5' RNA ligase family protein translates to MNTETSLFFVALLPPPDIQDYATQIKQYFATQYHSRAALKSPPHITLQPPFGWLNTGLPTLEECLRKFASDRVSIPITLNGFAAFPPRVIYIDVVRSAELLALQTDLMAQLAAKLGIVDRVSKTRPFAPHMTVGFKDLTRQNFRLAWQEFQTRQLYFEFTASCLTLLRHDGKKWQIQLEFGFGGN, encoded by the coding sequence TTGAATACCGAAACCAGTTTATTCTTTGTTGCCCTACTACCTCCACCAGATATTCAAGACTATGCCACCCAGATTAAACAATATTTTGCCACGCAGTATCACAGCCGCGCCGCGCTGAAATCTCCTCCCCACATCACGTTACAACCGCCGTTTGGGTGGTTAAATACTGGCTTACCTACTTTAGAAGAGTGCTTGCGGAAGTTTGCCAGCGATCGCGTCTCAATTCCAATTACGCTCAATGGTTTTGCAGCGTTCCCTCCGCGCGTAATATATATAGACGTGGTGCGATCGGCTGAATTACTAGCTTTACAAACCGATTTGATGGCACAATTAGCAGCAAAATTGGGAATCGTCGATCGCGTATCCAAAACTCGTCCCTTTGCACCCCACATGACAGTAGGGTTTAAAGACTTAACCAGACAAAACTTTCGCTTAGCATGGCAAGAATTTCAGACGCGACAACTCTACTTTGAGTTTACGGCTAGCTGTTTAACGCTACTGCGACACGACGGCAAAAAGTGGCAGATTCAATTGGAATTCGGTTTTGGTGGTAATTAG
- a CDS encoding four-carbon acid sugar kinase family protein — MATKPKIIVLDDDPTGSQTVHSCLLLTRWDIDTLRLGLQDDAPIFFVLTNTRSLPPDKAATVTKEVCHNLKLALAAEKIADFLIVSRSDSTLRGHYPIETDAIAEELGPFDAHFLVPAFFEGGRVTRDSVHYLIVDGVPTPVHETEFARDSVFGYTYSYLPDYVEEKTKGRIPALSVKRFLLSEIRSGTDITNSFSTLDRLMQLEGNQCVVVDAETQDDLNRFATNVLNAASQGKRFLFRSAASLLTALAALPTQPVPAEAMSRYVRGGKPGAVIVGSHVKKTTQQLERLLQEPDVVGIEIDVAHLLEDSTTQKHQLRDRTLEKINSVHNSGKTPVVYTSRKELVFPDMQTRLQFGADVSALLMDIVKGLPSDIGFLISKGGITSNDVLSDGLALTSARLLGQILAGCSMVRTPVDHPQFPNLPVVLFPGNVGDTDALATIYRRLVTVT, encoded by the coding sequence ATGGCAACTAAACCGAAAATTATTGTCCTCGATGACGATCCAACAGGCTCTCAAACCGTCCACAGTTGCTTGTTGCTAACGCGGTGGGATATCGATACTTTGCGGCTAGGGTTGCAAGATGACGCACCAATTTTCTTCGTGCTGACAAATACGCGATCGCTACCTCCCGATAAAGCTGCAACTGTGACTAAGGAAGTCTGCCATAATTTAAAACTAGCTTTGGCAGCGGAAAAAATTGCAGATTTCCTCATCGTCAGTCGTTCTGATTCTACACTGCGGGGACATTACCCGATTGAAACTGATGCGATCGCTGAAGAACTAGGACCTTTTGACGCGCATTTTCTAGTTCCAGCTTTCTTTGAAGGCGGACGAGTCACCCGCGATAGCGTGCATTACTTAATTGTGGATGGCGTTCCCACTCCAGTTCATGAAACCGAATTTGCTCGTGATTCTGTCTTCGGTTATACATACAGTTATTTACCCGATTATGTAGAAGAAAAGACTAAAGGACGCATTCCCGCGCTCTCAGTAAAAAGGTTTTTACTCTCAGAGATTCGCAGCGGTACAGATATTACGAATAGCTTCTCGACACTGGATAGATTGATGCAATTAGAAGGGAATCAATGTGTCGTGGTGGATGCAGAGACTCAAGACGATCTCAATCGCTTTGCTACCAACGTTCTCAACGCCGCTAGTCAGGGAAAGCGTTTTTTGTTTCGCAGTGCAGCTAGCTTGTTGACGGCTTTAGCAGCTTTACCAACCCAACCGGTTCCTGCTGAAGCGATGTCTCGATATGTACGGGGTGGAAAGCCAGGTGCAGTTATTGTAGGTTCCCACGTTAAAAAGACAACTCAACAGTTAGAAAGGTTGCTGCAAGAACCGGATGTTGTCGGGATTGAAATTGATGTAGCTCATTTGTTAGAAGACTCTACAACCCAAAAACATCAATTACGCGATCGCACTTTAGAAAAGATTAACTCCGTTCATAACTCTGGAAAAACTCCAGTTGTTTATACTAGCCGTAAAGAATTAGTCTTTCCAGATATGCAAACTCGCTTGCAGTTTGGTGCGGATGTCTCAGCACTGTTGATGGATATAGTCAAGGGTTTACCGTCAGATATTGGCTTTTTAATTAGTAAAGGTGGAATCACTTCCAACGATGTTTTAAGTGACGGACTCGCCCTGACTTCTGCCCGCTTGTTAGGACAAATTTTAGCTGGTTGCTCGATGGTACGCACACCAGTCGATCATCCGCAATTTCCTAATCTACCTGTGGTTTTATTTCCTGGGAATGTTGGCGATACCGATGCTTTAGCCACAATTTATCGCCGCCTAGTGACGGTTACTTAA
- a CDS encoding phasin family protein produces MPGLGDIVQKAFYLGVGLASYASEKATGKLAELRSQAQKLADELVAKGEMTADEAKRYVDDLMRQAQQPPTEVDGSKASSEPRRIEILSDDEEKPTTSTTQTAGDDNVDRLREQVQKLQDELRRLQRE; encoded by the coding sequence ATGCCTGGTTTAGGGGATATCGTGCAAAAAGCGTTTTATCTCGGCGTTGGATTAGCTTCTTATGCCAGCGAGAAGGCGACAGGTAAGCTAGCAGAACTGCGATCGCAAGCTCAAAAACTGGCAGACGAGCTAGTAGCGAAGGGTGAGATGACTGCTGATGAAGCAAAGCGGTATGTGGATGATCTGATGAGGCAAGCTCAACAGCCACCAACTGAAGTAGATGGTAGTAAAGCTTCTAGCGAACCGCGTCGGATTGAAATTCTGTCCGATGATGAAGAAAAACCCACAACCTCAACGACTCAAACTGCTGGCGATGATAATGTAGATCGGTTACGGGAGCAAGTACAAAAACTGCAAGACGAACTCAGGCGGCTGCAACGGGAGTAG
- a CDS encoding DNA-directed RNA polymerase subunit omega, producing MLKRSKFETTQSQIMHRAEELIDAASNRYRITVQVANRAKRRRYEDFDNVDDPMMKPVIRAIIEMSDELTQPEIIGE from the coding sequence ATGCTGAAGCGTTCTAAGTTCGAGACAACCCAATCTCAAATTATGCACCGTGCGGAAGAGCTGATCGACGCAGCATCGAACCGCTATCGAATTACCGTCCAAGTCGCCAACCGTGCTAAACGTCGCCGTTATGAAGATTTTGATAATGTAGACGATCCGATGATGAAACCAGTCATCCGCGCCATCATTGAGATGTCTGACGAGTTGACTCAACCAGAAATTATCGGTGAATAG
- the pgl gene encoding 6-phosphogluconolactonase — MHKKVEVLPDLAALVQRSLELTLAQMHNAIQARGLCTIALSGGSTPKPLYEAIAAQALPWEKVHVFWGDERYVPPDSPDSNQRMARQAWLDKVEIPAENIHPMPTDAADPADAALQYETHLKEFFQLKSGEFPALDVNLLGIGDDGHTASLFPHTAALQVCDRIVTVGNKDGQPRITFTIPTINQARCTMFLVSGANKQAALAQVFASVADDYTYPARFVQPQGELWWLLDRAAGQGLQLPEE; from the coding sequence ATGCACAAAAAAGTTGAAGTCCTACCAGATCTAGCGGCGCTAGTCCAGCGATCGCTCGAACTCACCCTCGCCCAAATGCACAACGCCATTCAAGCACGGGGACTGTGTACCATCGCCTTATCAGGTGGTAGCACGCCTAAACCTCTTTATGAAGCGATCGCTGCCCAAGCATTACCTTGGGAGAAAGTTCACGTTTTTTGGGGTGACGAACGATACGTTCCTCCCGATAGCCCAGATAGCAATCAGCGGATGGCACGACAAGCTTGGTTAGATAAAGTTGAGATTCCTGCCGAGAATATCCACCCCATGCCCACCGATGCAGCCGATCCTGCTGACGCTGCCCTTCAATACGAAACCCATCTTAAAGAGTTTTTTCAACTAAAATCGGGTGAATTTCCCGCTTTGGATGTAAATTTATTGGGGATAGGAGATGACGGACATACAGCGTCCTTGTTTCCTCATACTGCGGCTTTACAAGTATGCGATCGCATAGTTACCGTTGGGAACAAAGATGGACAACCTCGGATCACATTTACTATCCCTACTATCAATCAAGCTCGTTGCACCATGTTTTTAGTATCAGGTGCGAACAAGCAAGCGGCATTAGCACAGGTATTTGCATCCGTAGCGGACGATTATACCTATCCTGCACGGTTCGTTCAACCCCAAGGAGAACTTTGGTGGTTGTTAGATCGAGCAGCCGGACAAGGCTTGCAATTACCCGAAGAGTAG
- the hflX gene encoding GTPase HflX, which produces METIYGNLQGLKSSQLKQLAKLYHQRLPGDRLTTPEFAQRLAAISSDINQPVCVYLNRRGQAIRVGVGTPRQTQIPPLELPRYGAERLSGIRCIATQLKPEPPNEAALTSMALQRLDALVTLNITSGGFEKRGGGVTGYVKEAYLSHLVPSTSIESPLPTPDAVRAHSSAPLPTPQTAWSVSPPLSLDNLTKQDFLDLVEGLEAEFGREFIGQQVDTDRDRVLLVGVVTDNAAAREFQDRLAELGRLVETAGGEVLQVVQQKRPHIHPQTVVGAGKVQEIALTAQTLGANLIVFDRDLSPAQVRNLEIQIGIRVVDRTEVILDIFAQRAQSRAGKLQVELAQLEYMLPRLTGRGQAMSRLGGGIGTRGPGETKLETERRAISRRISRLQQEVNQLQAHRSRLRQQRQHQEVPSIALVGYTNAGKSTLLNALTNAEVYTADQLFATLDPTTRRLAIADTETGTPQEIVLTDTVGFIHELPASLMDAFRATLEEVTEADALLHVVDLSHPAWQSQIRAVMGILSEMPVTPGPILLALNKIDRADSDTLALAQSEFPQAVFISAEKRLGLETLRQRLLQLAKYAVTTV; this is translated from the coding sequence ATCGAGACTATCTACGGAAACTTACAGGGTCTAAAGTCTAGCCAATTAAAGCAACTCGCTAAACTTTACCATCAACGCTTACCAGGCGATCGCCTCACTACGCCTGAATTTGCCCAACGGTTAGCGGCAATTAGTAGCGACATTAACCAGCCAGTCTGTGTTTATCTTAACCGTCGCGGACAAGCGATCCGAGTCGGAGTAGGGACACCCAGACAAACTCAAATCCCACCTTTAGAATTACCTCGCTACGGTGCGGAAAGACTCAGTGGTATTCGCTGCATTGCCACACAGCTTAAACCAGAGCCACCAAACGAAGCCGCGCTGACATCAATGGCGTTGCAAAGGCTAGATGCACTCGTAACGCTCAATATTACCAGTGGTGGCTTTGAAAAGCGGGGTGGCGGAGTCACCGGATACGTGAAAGAAGCTTACTTGTCACATTTAGTACCCAGCACCAGTATAGAATCTCCGCTCCCGACTCCCGACGCTGTACGGGCGCACAGCAGTGCGCCCCTACCGACTCCCCAAACCGCATGGAGTGTATCCCCACCCCTCAGCCTAGATAACCTTACCAAACAAGACTTCCTCGACTTGGTAGAAGGATTAGAGGCGGAGTTCGGACGGGAATTTATCGGTCAACAAGTCGATACAGACCGCGATCGCGTTTTACTAGTCGGAGTTGTGACAGATAACGCAGCGGCGCGAGAATTTCAAGACCGTTTGGCAGAATTGGGACGTTTGGTAGAAACAGCTGGCGGTGAGGTGTTGCAGGTAGTACAACAAAAACGCCCTCACATTCATCCTCAAACAGTCGTGGGTGCGGGAAAAGTGCAAGAAATTGCTCTCACAGCTCAAACTTTGGGAGCCAACTTGATTGTCTTCGATCGCGATCTTTCTCCCGCCCAAGTGCGTAACTTGGAAATTCAAATTGGGATTAGAGTCGTCGATCGCACGGAAGTGATCTTAGATATTTTTGCCCAACGCGCCCAGTCACGAGCGGGTAAATTACAAGTTGAGCTAGCCCAGCTAGAATACATGCTGCCCCGTCTGACGGGTAGAGGTCAAGCCATGTCTCGATTGGGTGGTGGAATTGGAACTCGCGGTCCTGGGGAAACAAAATTAGAAACTGAACGACGGGCAATTAGTCGTCGCATATCACGACTGCAACAAGAAGTCAACCAGCTCCAAGCACATCGCTCGCGACTGCGTCAACAGCGCCAACACCAAGAAGTCCCCTCAATCGCCTTAGTTGGCTATACCAATGCTGGTAAATCGACATTGTTAAATGCTTTAACAAATGCTGAAGTCTATACTGCCGACCAGCTATTTGCTACCCTCGACCCGACGACACGCCGTCTAGCGATCGCAGATACAGAGACAGGTACACCGCAAGAGATTGTCTTGACAGATACAGTAGGGTTCATTCACGAACTACCTGCATCGCTAATGGATGCTTTTCGGGCAACATTAGAAGAAGTGACGGAAGCCGATGCTTTACTGCATGTTGTAGATTTATCCCATCCAGCTTGGCAAAGTCAAATCCGTGCCGTGATGGGCATCTTATCAGAAATGCCCGTTACCCCGGGTCCAATTCTGTTGGCACTCAACAAAATCGATCGAGCTGATAGCGACACTCTCGCACTGGCGCAATCTGAGTTTCCCCAAGCTGTATTTATTTCTGCCGAGAAGCGCCTGGGATTGGAAACCTTAAGACAACGGCTGCTTCAGTTAGCTAAATATGCGGTGACAACTGTGTGA
- a CDS encoding YciI family protein, protein MPWFVKIEEGIVDKTIFDQHVPAHKAYVRDLIDRGHQAKTGYWGCLGGGMMLFQANSMTEAEAIVAQDPLVKSGCVKYKLYEWRIVVE, encoded by the coding sequence ATGCCTTGGTTTGTCAAGATTGAAGAAGGCATAGTTGACAAAACTATTTTTGACCAACACGTACCTGCCCATAAAGCTTACGTTCGCGATTTAATCGACCGAGGACACCAAGCCAAAACTGGTTATTGGGGATGTTTGGGTGGCGGAATGATGCTGTTTCAGGCAAACTCCATGACTGAGGCTGAAGCAATTGTGGCACAAGACCCACTCGTAAAATCTGGTTGCGTCAAATACAAACTCTACGAATGGCGAATTGTCGTTGAATGA
- a CDS encoding FHA domain-containing protein has protein sequence MIVCPNCNHLNPEGAQACEACYTPLPATTSCPNCGAPVQTDARFCGQCGYDLSADLATVAEGTPLDLGDLPPTQPNLAVPEPIVEEPMVEEPRVEPAIELESPAPVVEIIHRDLSPTPEPEPIIPPAPTPEPEPIAESRKSSSVNPPPPPAPFTPPTPTPPPPAVSQPTPIPPMPVVSSSKTQLQQQIAKLFHVQTNTLIELPPTLSVVHIGKPNDRIPPDVDVAGFPNSEIVSRIHADIRIEGDAYYIEDVGSSNGTYINNMPLLPGNRHRLRMGDRIALGKGDLVTFLFQLS, from the coding sequence ATGATCGTTTGCCCTAATTGCAATCACCTCAACCCAGAAGGGGCGCAAGCCTGCGAAGCTTGCTACACACCTCTACCAGCTACTACTAGTTGTCCTAACTGTGGCGCACCCGTACAAACTGATGCAAGGTTCTGCGGACAATGTGGCTACGATCTCAGTGCTGACTTAGCAACTGTCGCCGAAGGAACGCCGCTAGATCTTGGTGACCTACCACCGACTCAACCAAACTTGGCTGTTCCAGAACCGATCGTAGAGGAACCGATGGTAGAGGAACCCAGAGTAGAGCCAGCTATAGAGCTAGAATCACCTGCACCTGTAGTGGAAATCATTCACCGCGACCTATCACCGACTCCAGAGCCAGAACCGATAATACCACCAGCGCCAACTCCAGAGCCAGAACCAATCGCAGAATCTCGTAAGAGTAGCAGTGTTAACCCTCCTCCCCCGCCAGCACCATTCACACCGCCAACACCAACACCACCACCGCCAGCAGTATCCCAACCCACTCCCATACCACCAATGCCCGTGGTTTCGAGTTCCAAAACCCAATTGCAGCAGCAGATTGCCAAGCTGTTTCACGTCCAGACCAATACTCTCATCGAGCTACCACCAACTCTTTCTGTGGTGCATATTGGCAAGCCTAACGATCGCATTCCTCCGGATGTTGACGTGGCTGGGTTTCCTAATTCCGAAATCGTCTCGCGCATTCATGCCGACATTCGCATTGAAGGAGATGCTTACTACATAGAAGATGTGGGCAGTTCCAACGGAACTTACATCAACAATATGCCCCTTTTACCAGGTAATCGTCACCGCTTGCGGATGGGCGATCGCATTGCTTTAGGTAAGGGAGACTTAGTAACTTTTCTGTTCCAACTTTCATAG
- a CDS encoding FHA domain-containing protein — translation MITITLLHPQNGTPVQNWTFETESVVRVGRATDNQVILYSAVVSRYHAELHVTKGQWQLVNLGANGTYIDGQPITESISVINGTVIRLAKSGPQLQIKLLP, via the coding sequence GTGATTACAATTACTCTGCTACATCCTCAAAATGGTACTCCCGTCCAAAATTGGACGTTTGAAACTGAATCTGTTGTCCGCGTCGGACGGGCAACAGACAATCAGGTAATTCTATATAGTGCTGTTGTTTCTCGCTATCATGCCGAATTACATGTGACAAAGGGACAATGGCAGTTAGTGAATTTAGGTGCAAATGGCACTTATATAGATGGTCAACCAATTACAGAATCGATTTCAGTCATAAATGGTACGGTGATTCGACTGGCTAAATCCGGTCCCCAATTACAGATTAAGTTATTGCCATAG
- a CDS encoding TIGR04283 family arsenosugar biosynthesis glycosyltransferase: MSIIIPAVNEARAIEKTLASTQTGTNVEVIVVDGGSQDDTVAIASAWGAKVLSVPQGRAKQMNLGATAATGEILLFLHADTLLPFGFDAMVRAAIAQPHAIAGAFRLQIDSPLSSLRLIEWGVNWRSRLLKMPYGDQAIFIRSSVFHQLGKFPELPMMEDFELMRRLQRKGRIVILPTPVLTSPRRWLKQGVCQTTLKNQIAIISYLLGVAPAKIAAWYRGKSSS, translated from the coding sequence ATTTCGATTATTATTCCGGCGGTGAATGAAGCACGAGCGATCGAGAAAACTTTAGCTAGCACGCAAACAGGGACAAATGTAGAAGTTATTGTTGTGGACGGTGGCAGCCAAGATGATACTGTGGCGATCGCGTCTGCTTGGGGGGCAAAAGTGTTGTCCGTTCCCCAAGGACGCGCCAAGCAAATGAATCTAGGTGCAACCGCAGCAACGGGGGAAATTTTACTGTTTCTTCACGCCGATACCCTTTTACCATTTGGGTTTGACGCAATGGTACGCGCTGCAATAGCACAACCTCACGCGATCGCGGGAGCTTTTCGCTTACAAATTGATTCGCCTTTAAGTAGCTTGCGGTTAATTGAATGGGGAGTCAATTGGCGATCGCGACTTCTGAAAATGCCTTACGGCGACCAAGCTATTTTTATCAGATCGTCTGTATTTCATCAGTTGGGGAAATTTCCCGAACTACCCATGATGGAAGATTTTGAACTGATGCGACGCTTACAACGAAAAGGACGCATCGTTATTCTGCCTACACCCGTGCTTACCTCCCCCCGCCGTTGGCTCAAACAAGGTGTTTGTCAAACTACACTCAAAAACCAGATCGCAATTATTTCTTATTTGTTAGGCGTTGCACCCGCTAAAATTGCTGCTTGGTATCGAGGAAAAAGTAGTAGTTAA